The Streptomyces sp. B3I8 nucleotide sequence CGAGGAGCACCTCACCCCGCGGCAACGGTATGGGCTCGTCACCGAGGTTGCTGACGGTGTGCCAGTCGCCGGTGCGGGCGAAGTGCAGCAGCCCCTGCCGCACCCCCTCGCGCGGGCCGACCCACTCGAGTCCCTCGTCCGTGACCAGCGTCCGGCGCAACCGCAGGGCCTCGCGGTACAGCTCGAGGAAGGACTCCTTGTCCCAGCGCTGGGTCTCGGCCGCGTACCGGCCCCAGTCCGCGGGCTGGGGCAGCCACGAGCCACCGCGGCCGAACCCGAAGCTCGCGCCCTCCGCGGTCCACGGCAGCGGCACCCGGCAGCCGTCGCGTCCCTTGACACGTCCGTCGCTGCGCATCCACATCGGATCCCGAAGGTCCGCGCGGTCCAGGTCGGCGACTTCGGGCAGTCCCAGTTCCTCGCCCTGATAGACGTACGCGGACCCCGGCAGAGCCAGCATCAGCAGCGCGGCGGCGCGCGCCTTGCGCATGCCCTTCGGCAGGTCCGGTTCCGGCTCCCGGCCGTCGGTCAGCAGCCATGCCTCGATGTCCTGCTTGGTGAAGTCGCCGGGCAGGGCGTAACGCGAGACGTGCCGCACCACGTCGTGGTTGGAGAGCACCCAGGTGCTGGTCGCCCCCGCGCGGCGGGCGTCGGCGAGCGCGGCGTCGATGATGGTGAACATCTCGGTGGCGTCGAGCGGCGCGCCGAGGAAGTCGAAGTTGAACGCCTGCCCGAGTCCGTCCGCGGAGGCGTAGGCCGTACGCCGGGAGGCTCCCACCCAGGCCTCCGCCACGGCGAAGCGCGGCGGGTCGTAGGCGTCGAACACCTGCCGCCAGCCGCGGTAGATCTCGTGCACCGCGTCGCGGTCCCACAGCGGATGGCTGCCGTCGAGCGGCAGGGCGCCGGGCTGATAACTGAGCTGCTCGCCCAGGTCGCGCAGCGGCGCGCGGAGGTCCTTGGCGAGGCCGTGGGCGACGTCGACGCGGAAACCGGCGACACCCCGGTCGGACCAGAAGCGCAGGGTCGTGTGGAAGTCCTCGCGGACCTCGGGGTTGTCCCAGTTGAAGTCGGGTTGTTGGGGCGCGTAGAGGTGCAGGTACCACTGGCCGTCCGGCACCCGCGTCCAGGCGGGTCCCCCGAAGCTGGAGGGCCAGTCGGTGGGCGGCAGTTCACCGTCCGGCCCCCGGCCGTCACGGAAGACGTAGCGCTCCCGGGCGGCCGAGCCGGGCGCGGCCGCGAGCGCCTGCTGGAACCAGACGTGCTGGTCGGAGGAGTGGTTGGGG carries:
- a CDS encoding glycoside hydrolase family 13 protein, which codes for MLQHDSPAPSAHDAHWWRQAVVYQVYPRSFADSDGDGIGDIPGVTSRLPYLADLGVDAVWLSPFYPSQLADGGYDVADYRDVDPRLGTLEDFDAMVAEADRLGLRVMVDIVPNHSSDQHVWFQQALAAAPGSAARERYVFRDGRGPDGELPPTDWPSSFGGPAWTRVPDGQWYLHLYAPQQPDFNWDNPEVREDFHTTLRFWSDRGVAGFRVDVAHGLAKDLRAPLRDLGEQLSYQPGALPLDGSHPLWDRDAVHEIYRGWRQVFDAYDPPRFAVAEAWVGASRRTAYASADGLGQAFNFDFLGAPLDATEMFTIIDAALADARRAGATSTWVLSNHDVVRHVSRYALPGDFTKQDIEAWLLTDGREPEPDLPKGMRKARAAALLMLALPGSAYVYQGEELGLPEVADLDRADLRDPMWMRSDGRVKGRDGCRVPLPWTAEGASFGFGRGGSWLPQPADWGRYAAETQRWDKESFLELYREALRLRRTLVTDEGLEWVGPREGVRQGLLHFARTGDWHTVSNLGDEPIPLPRGEVLLASGPLTGDKLPPWTTAWLRATAPGR